The sequence ATAAGAGCGAATTATTTGAATTACCTAATATACATTTCTATGAAATTTATAGAAAAAAAGACAGTATATTAGTCCTATTTTACAACCCCCAAAATCTATCAAAAATTCTTTCACAAAAGGATCATTTGAATTTTCTTAAAAGCTTTGGATATAACGAGGAAATGAATTTAAATCAGTTTCTTGATATTCTTAAAGAGCGATTTACAAAAGAATTTCCGCATGAACTCGGTATATTTCTAGGCTATCCATTAATGGATGTAACAAGTTTTATTAAAAATAAAGGTAAGAATTACTTACTATGTAAATACTGGAAGGTTTATCATAA comes from Desulfolucanica intricata and encodes:
- a CDS encoding DUF3793 family protein — translated: MYKTLNKKFVKLRNTLNDKNYLFTTIAYFIAPTIAKEKPSSLINFTKSYRNSYALWEKYKSELFELPNIHFYEIYRKKDSILVLFYNPQNLSKILSQKDHLNFLKSFGYNEEMNLNQFLDILKERFTKEFPHELGIFLGYPLMDVTSFIKNKGKNYLLCKYWKVYHNPQRAKDIFYNFDRAKIKTLILMENGVEPLNIIRANNLVLNDIV